One Aerococcus urinaeequi DNA segment encodes these proteins:
- the msrA gene encoding peptide-methionine (S)-S-oxide reductase MsrA, with translation MSKETAVFAGGCFWCMVQPFEEMDGIEKVTSGYTGGHKENPTYEEVCSGTTGHTEAVEIEFDNEKISYSELLDIYWQQTDPTDAMGQFVDRGDSYRPEIFVNSEEQDKAAMASKAALDASGRFNKPVLTQITKASTFWPAEDYHQQFYKKNPAHYKRYSELSGRKTFIKDSWEEA, from the coding sequence ATGTCTAAAGAAACAGCAGTATTTGCCGGCGGATGTTTTTGGTGTATGGTTCAACCATTCGAAGAAATGGATGGTATTGAAAAAGTTACATCAGGATACACTGGCGGCCACAAAGAAAATCCTACATATGAAGAAGTTTGCTCGGGCACAACTGGTCATACAGAAGCAGTTGAGATTGAATTTGATAATGAAAAAATAAGCTATTCAGAATTACTAGATATTTATTGGCAACAAACAGACCCAACAGATGCAATGGGGCAATTTGTTGATCGTGGGGATTCTTATCGACCTGAAATCTTTGTGAACAGCGAAGAACAGGATAAAGCAGCAATGGCATCTAAAGCAGCTTTAGATGCGAGTGGTCGTTTTAACAAACCAGTTCTAACACAAATCACGAAAGCATCGACTTTCTGGCCAGCAGAAGATTACCATCAACAATTCTACAAAAAGAATCCAGCCCACTATAAACGTTATAGTGAATTATCTGGTCGTAAAACATTCATCAAAGATAGTTGGGAAGAAGCTTAA
- the serS gene encoding serine--tRNA ligase, protein MIDIKLLRDNFDATAEKYVSRGVAKDELEKLIDLDGQRREVISQTETLKAERNAVSDEIGLLRRNKENADDKIARMKEVGDEILVLDKKLAKLDEQVTYIMDRLPNLPHDSVPVGADEDDNVEVRRWSQAPEFDFEPKAHYEIGEELGILDFERGAKVSGARFLYYRGLGARLERAVYNFMLDQHQEEGYEEIIPPYLVNDKAMYGTGQFPKFTEDVFSTTNEDRHLTLIPTAEVPLTNYFANEIIPGEDLPIYFTAMSPSFRSEAGSAGRDTRGLIRLHQFQKVEMVKFARPEDSYDELEKMVNNAENILQKLNLPYRVMTLSTGDMGFSAAKTYDLEVWVPAQETYREISSCSNTEAFQARRALIRFRNANGKPEYVHTLNGSGLAVGRTVTAILENYQNADGSVTIPEALVPYMGGITEITKENASGVSKLK, encoded by the coding sequence ATGATTGATATTAAATTATTAAGAGACAACTTTGATGCGACTGCGGAAAAATACGTTAGCCGTGGGGTTGCAAAAGATGAATTAGAGAAATTAATTGATTTAGACGGCCAACGCCGTGAGGTGATTTCTCAAACAGAAACTTTAAAAGCTGAACGTAATGCCGTTTCTGATGAAATAGGCTTATTGCGCCGCAACAAAGAAAATGCGGATGATAAAATTGCCCGCATGAAAGAAGTAGGCGATGAAATCCTTGTTTTAGACAAAAAACTTGCTAAATTGGATGAGCAAGTGACTTACATTATGGATCGTTTACCAAACTTACCACATGATTCAGTACCAGTTGGTGCCGATGAAGATGACAACGTTGAAGTGCGACGATGGAGCCAAGCCCCTGAGTTTGATTTTGAACCAAAAGCACACTACGAAATTGGTGAAGAATTAGGTATTTTAGACTTTGAACGTGGAGCTAAAGTTTCAGGTGCGAGATTCTTATACTATCGTGGTTTAGGTGCCCGTTTAGAGCGTGCTGTTTATAACTTTATGTTAGACCAACACCAAGAAGAAGGTTACGAGGAAATCATTCCTCCTTACTTAGTGAACGACAAAGCTATGTACGGTACTGGTCAATTCCCTAAATTTACTGAAGATGTTTTCTCTACAACGAATGAAGATCGCCACCTAACATTAATCCCAACAGCAGAAGTACCATTAACCAATTATTTTGCAAATGAAATTATTCCTGGAGAAGATTTACCTATCTATTTCACCGCCATGTCACCAAGTTTCCGTTCAGAAGCAGGATCTGCTGGTCGTGATACACGTGGTTTAATTCGTCTACACCAATTCCAAAAAGTAGAGATGGTGAAGTTTGCTCGACCTGAAGATTCATATGACGAATTAGAAAAAATGGTGAATAATGCCGAAAATATCCTACAAAAATTAAACTTACCATATCGTGTAATGACATTATCTACTGGTGATATGGGGTTCTCCGCTGCTAAAACTTATGACTTAGAAGTATGGGTACCAGCGCAAGAAACATACCGTGAAATTTCTTCATGCTCAAACACTGAAGCCTTCCAAGCGCGTCGTGCTTTAATCCGTTTCCGTAACGCAAACGGTAAACCGGAATATGTGCATACATTAAATGGTTCTGGTTTAGCTGTTGGGCGTACAGTAACAGCTATTTTAGAAAACTATCAAAACGCAGATGGTTCAGTAACAATCCCTGAAGCGTTAGTACCTTACATGGGTGGTATTACAGAAATCACAAAAGAAAATGCTTCTGGCGTTTCAAAATTAAAATAA
- a CDS encoding D-alanyl-D-alanine carboxypeptidase family protein encodes MKNKLTKVLTTALVALLGLNLAQVPMAVLATENTTVDTSQASEATSGTVAEFSEEIATNYGLNIDAAMVIDSESGQILYDQNGADLHGIASLTKLIALFVVYDEIAAGNLSFDTKVPVSEAVSALSVAAGLSNVPLEESTDYYTVDALIDAAVIGSGNAAVVALAEYIAGSEQSFVEMMDDKLTELGIKDFELYTASGLAGSWLTTTDGSASPYSIDQENMMQARDILFVAREIVNEYPDVLERSNVTSKEFQVSDPETYTLESTNLFLPGNAYERDDVSGLKTGTESIAGRCIIIMSQIDGRDIMLVTLGAETEDERYVNTGTLLTALQENLAYTTLYEEGAPWLPADNVAIYQGVVSGVDLNYAKTNALFLPYNYDLENNSTTTYDAAFQYDAVGNLALTAPLSVDQSINTFNTTVNFDESLFNRLDMSNAIVPAEDVDKVSIVVQVARIMEDLFKGWMEDIQGVFS; translated from the coding sequence GTGAAGAATAAGTTGACAAAAGTTTTGACCACAGCATTGGTTGCCTTGTTAGGCCTCAATTTGGCCCAAGTGCCGATGGCTGTGTTAGCAACTGAAAATACGACTGTAGACACTAGTCAAGCGAGTGAGGCAACAAGTGGTACGGTAGCAGAATTTTCAGAAGAAATTGCGACAAATTACGGGTTGAATATCGATGCCGCGATGGTCATTGATAGTGAATCTGGCCAAATTCTATATGACCAAAATGGGGCCGATTTACACGGGATTGCTTCATTGACTAAGTTAATTGCCTTGTTTGTTGTCTATGATGAAATTGCAGCAGGAAATTTGTCTTTTGACACTAAGGTGCCTGTCTCAGAGGCAGTTTCAGCGCTTTCCGTAGCGGCTGGTTTATCTAATGTGCCATTAGAAGAATCAACTGATTATTATACAGTGGATGCTTTAATTGATGCTGCTGTGATTGGGTCAGGGAATGCAGCCGTAGTTGCCTTGGCTGAATATATTGCCGGCTCAGAGCAATCTTTTGTGGAAATGATGGATGACAAATTAACCGAATTAGGCATCAAAGACTTCGAATTATATACCGCTTCAGGTTTAGCCGGTTCATGGTTAACTACAACTGATGGTTCAGCATCACCGTACTCAATTGACCAAGAAAATATGATGCAGGCCCGAGATATCTTGTTCGTGGCCCGTGAAATCGTCAATGAATATCCGGATGTTTTAGAACGGTCTAATGTCACTTCAAAAGAATTCCAAGTATCGGATCCGGAGACTTATACTTTAGAGAGCACCAACCTGTTTTTACCAGGCAATGCCTACGAACGTGACGACGTGTCTGGTCTTAAAACTGGAACTGAATCTATTGCCGGTCGTTGTATCATCATCATGAGTCAAATCGATGGCCGCGACATCATGCTTGTGACCTTAGGTGCTGAAACAGAAGATGAACGGTATGTAAATACAGGCACATTACTGACTGCCCTACAAGAAAACCTTGCTTATACTACCCTTTATGAAGAAGGTGCCCCTTGGTTGCCTGCTGATAACGTAGCTATTTACCAAGGTGTCGTTAGTGGCGTAGATCTGAACTATGCCAAAACGAATGCCCTATTCTTACCTTATAATTATGATTTAGAAAATAATTCGACTACAACTTATGATGCAGCCTTCCAATATGACGCTGTAGGGAACTTAGCGCTGACAGCGCCATTGTCAGTGGACCAATCAATTAATACTTTCAATACGACGGTGAACTTTGATGAAAGTCTCTTTAACCGACTGGATATGTCAAATGCCATTGTGCCAGCAGAAGATGTCGACAAGGTCAGCATTGTTGTACAAGTGGCACGCATCATGGAAGATCTGTTTAAAGGCTGGATGGAAGATATCCAAGGCGTTTTTAGTTAA
- a CDS encoding sensor histidine kinase has protein sequence MQKKKSRMHTELFFEAIVWLAILVILYFGLMFVLITVYETNYSVLLRTYPGSFFVHPQFQQNFFLSLTVVYLVMSVSFVGWRIYRRLRAVQLGYVLEELHYISQGNYHHKISTSELNGMQPVVDSINRLVDSTVKAREEERRIEQSKDDLITNMSHDIRTPLTSVIGYLTLLKQEGLKDPEKAMKYINIAYDKAIQMQRMTEDLFEYTKVKQVDTKLAINRINVVRMVEQITVEFELEANKVGREFQIVAEPDDNILVDIDPEKFVRIFSNLFTNAFKYGGKGKYIRISIYQDKEKTKFVVENDGAKIPKGQLKDLFQRFYRGDKSRTEPQTGSGLGLAITQSIIELHRGEIHAESDHRGTRFIFTIPNRFEDLEDHVEMERI, from the coding sequence TTGCAAAAAAAGAAAAGTAGAATGCATACAGAGCTTTTTTTTGAAGCGATTGTGTGGCTAGCGATATTGGTCATACTGTATTTTGGGTTAATGTTCGTGTTGATCACGGTCTATGAAACCAATTATTCAGTCTTGTTACGGACATATCCTGGCTCTTTTTTTGTCCACCCACAATTTCAACAAAATTTCTTTCTGTCTCTAACCGTGGTTTACTTGGTGATGAGTGTTTCCTTTGTTGGCTGGCGGATTTATCGGCGGCTACGGGCGGTTCAATTGGGCTATGTGCTTGAAGAGCTGCACTATATTTCGCAAGGAAACTACCATCATAAGATTTCTACTTCCGAGTTGAATGGGATGCAGCCTGTTGTAGATTCGATTAATCGTTTGGTCGACTCCACTGTTAAAGCGCGGGAAGAAGAGCGGCGGATTGAACAGTCTAAGGATGACTTGATAACCAATATGAGTCATGACATTCGGACGCCGCTTACTTCCGTGATTGGTTACTTGACCTTATTGAAGCAGGAAGGGTTGAAAGACCCAGAAAAGGCTATGAAGTATATCAATATTGCTTACGATAAGGCCATTCAAATGCAACGGATGACTGAAGATTTGTTTGAATATACTAAGGTCAAACAAGTGGATACTAAGTTGGCTATTAACCGGATCAATGTGGTACGTATGGTAGAACAAATTACGGTAGAGTTTGAATTAGAGGCCAATAAAGTCGGCCGTGAATTTCAAATTGTGGCCGAACCGGATGACAATATCCTAGTCGATATTGACCCAGAAAAATTTGTACGTATTTTTTCCAATTTATTTACCAATGCCTTTAAATATGGTGGAAAGGGTAAGTATATCAGGATTTCAATCTATCAAGACAAAGAAAAGACCAAGTTTGTCGTTGAAAATGACGGCGCTAAGATTCCTAAGGGGCAACTGAAGGACCTATTCCAGAGATTTTACCGGGGGGATAAATCTCGAACTGAGCCGCAGACGGGTAGTGGTTTGGGGTTAGCGATTACGCAATCGATTATTGAACTGCACCGTGGTGAAATTCACGCGGAGTCGGACCATAGAGGGACACGGTTCATTTTCACTATTCCTAATCGCTTTGAAGATTTAGAGGATCATGTAGAAATGGAGCGAATATAA
- a CDS encoding response regulator transcription factor — translation MKILITDDDKEIVELLTIYATNEDYEVIQAFDGDEALNKIAENPDIAMMVLDIMMPGKDGITVIKELRKRDVDMPILLLSAKSSDMDKISGLTTGADDYVTKPFNPLEVMARIKSLLRRASTAGDDSATIEVGPLVINKNSHEVTTTDGQQIQLTALEFGILYLLASNPNNVFSADEIFERVWQQESVVSAKTVMVHVSHLRDKIGEATGGDKVISTVWGVGYKITA, via the coding sequence ATGAAAATTTTAATTACTGATGACGATAAGGAAATCGTTGAATTATTAACTATATATGCTACAAATGAAGACTACGAGGTAATCCAGGCTTTTGATGGGGATGAGGCCTTGAACAAAATTGCTGAGAATCCTGATATTGCGATGATGGTGTTGGATATTATGATGCCTGGTAAGGATGGGATTACGGTGATTAAGGAGTTACGGAAACGTGATGTGGATATGCCAATTTTACTATTATCTGCTAAATCGTCTGATATGGACAAGATTTCTGGTTTAACGACTGGTGCGGATGATTATGTGACAAAACCCTTTAACCCGCTTGAAGTGATGGCTCGTATCAAGTCTTTACTGCGTCGTGCTTCTACAGCTGGCGATGATTCAGCAACGATTGAAGTTGGCCCGCTTGTAATTAACAAAAATTCTCATGAGGTAACGACAACAGATGGTCAACAAATTCAACTAACTGCGCTAGAATTTGGTATATTATACTTACTAGCTAGTAATCCAAATAACGTATTCTCTGCTGACGAGATTTTTGAACGTGTATGGCAGCAAGAGTCTGTGGTATCAGCGAAGACTGTTATGGTCCACGTGAGCCATTTGCGTGATAAGATCGGTGAAGCTACAGGTGGAGACAAGGTAATCTCAACTGTTTGGGGTGTAGGTTATAAAATTACAGCCTAA
- the guaB gene encoding IMP dehydrogenase, whose amino-acid sequence MTTAWENKFAKEGLTFDDVLLLPAHSEVLPNEVDLGVELAPNLKLNIPILSASMDTVTDASMAIAMARQGGLGIIHKNMTIAQQADEVRKVKRSESGVISDPFYLFPDSPVHEAESLMERYRISGVPIIDNEADHKLVGILTNRDIRFLEDHDQPIENVMTKDNLVVAPQGTSLEEASHILYENRIEKLLLVDDEGRLTGLVTIKDIERVTDYPNSAKDAKGRLIAGAAVGVTSDTFERVAALLEAGADAIVIDTAHGHSAGVLRKIAQIRQEFPEATLIAGNVATAEGTRALYEAGVDVVKVGIGPGSICTTRVVAGVGVPQITAVYDAASVANEYGKTIIADGGIKFSGDIVKALAAGGHAVMLGSMLAGTDEAPGELEIFQGRQFKTYRGMGSLGAMKKGSADRYFQGEVNEANKLVPEGIEGRVAYKGSVSGIIFQLLGGIESGMGYCGAATVEDLRQHAQFIRMTGAGLIESHPHDVQITKESPNYSRG is encoded by the coding sequence ATGACTACTGCATGGGAAAACAAATTCGCTAAAGAGGGATTAACATTCGATGACGTCTTACTATTGCCAGCACATTCAGAGGTGTTGCCAAATGAGGTAGATTTAGGCGTAGAGTTGGCGCCCAACTTGAAATTAAATATTCCAATCCTTTCAGCTTCAATGGATACTGTAACGGATGCAAGCATGGCCATCGCTATGGCACGCCAAGGTGGACTTGGTATTATTCATAAAAATATGACGATTGCCCAACAAGCGGATGAAGTCCGTAAGGTTAAACGTTCAGAGTCAGGTGTCATTTCAGACCCATTCTATCTATTCCCAGACTCACCAGTTCACGAAGCAGAATCATTGATGGAGCGTTACCGTATTTCTGGTGTACCGATCATCGACAATGAAGCAGACCATAAATTAGTGGGTATCCTAACAAACCGTGATATCCGTTTCTTAGAAGACCATGACCAACCGATTGAAAATGTGATGACCAAAGACAACTTAGTTGTTGCACCACAAGGAACTTCTTTAGAAGAAGCGAGTCACATTTTATATGAAAATCGTATTGAAAAATTATTATTAGTTGATGATGAAGGTCGTTTAACAGGTTTAGTTACTATTAAAGATATTGAACGCGTTACAGACTATCCAAATTCTGCTAAAGACGCAAAAGGTCGTTTAATTGCGGGTGCTGCAGTTGGCGTTACTTCAGATACATTTGAGCGTGTGGCTGCTTTACTTGAAGCAGGTGCAGATGCGATTGTAATCGATACTGCACATGGTCACTCTGCAGGGGTTTTACGTAAAATTGCACAAATTCGCCAAGAGTTCCCAGAAGCTACTTTAATCGCTGGAAATGTAGCGACAGCTGAAGGTACGCGTGCTTTATATGAAGCAGGTGTTGACGTGGTTAAAGTAGGGATTGGACCTGGATCAATTTGTACAACACGTGTGGTTGCTGGTGTTGGGGTACCACAAATTACAGCGGTGTATGACGCAGCTAGTGTAGCCAACGAATACGGCAAGACCATTATTGCGGATGGTGGGATCAAATTCTCAGGTGATATTGTCAAAGCTTTAGCGGCTGGTGGCCATGCAGTCATGTTAGGATCAATGTTAGCGGGTACTGACGAAGCACCAGGGGAATTAGAAATCTTCCAAGGGCGTCAATTTAAAACTTACCGTGGAATGGGTTCTTTAGGGGCTATGAAAAAAGGTTCTGCGGACCGTTACTTCCAAGGTGAAGTCAACGAAGCCAACAAATTAGTGCCTGAAGGAATCGAAGGACGCGTTGCTTATAAGGGCTCTGTTTCAGGTATTATCTTCCAATTACTTGGTGGTATTGAATCAGGTATGGGCTATTGCGGTGCTGCAACAGTTGAAGACTTACGTCAACATGCACAATTTATTCGCATGACAGGTGCTGGTTTAATTGAATCGCATCCGCATGATGTACAAATCACTAAAGAATCGCCAAACTATTCAAGAGGCTAA
- a CDS encoding thioredoxin domain-containing protein codes for MTFQTDKITYQDAIKLGKDTAKVKVVEYYNLACPDALNYQEQFAFFLDPLIQTGQVQRILKHYDKTSPRLQKGNLVHDYIDYDNQEAAYTMADQYLRSQNDWARLDLDKVEAYLAQQGRVQQDNSELAARVFEEAQAVGVGAVPTVFIEDQAFVETVDPEAFKQAIMERI; via the coding sequence ATGACCTTTCAAACAGATAAAATCACCTATCAAGATGCGATTAAACTTGGAAAAGATACAGCCAAGGTTAAAGTCGTTGAATACTACAACCTTGCTTGTCCGGATGCCTTAAATTACCAGGAGCAATTCGCCTTCTTCCTAGATCCATTAATTCAAACAGGGCAGGTGCAACGGATTTTGAAGCACTATGATAAAACCAGTCCGCGTCTACAAAAAGGCAATCTTGTCCATGATTACATCGATTACGACAACCAAGAAGCGGCCTATACTATGGCAGACCAATACCTTCGGTCGCAAAATGACTGGGCGCGTTTAGACCTAGATAAAGTTGAAGCCTATTTAGCCCAACAAGGACGTGTGCAACAAGACAATAGCGAACTAGCAGCCCGCGTATTTGAAGAAGCACAAGCAGTTGGTGTCGGCGCGGTGCCAACGGTTTTCATCGAAGACCAAGCCTTCGTTGAAACAGTAGACCCAGAAGCCTTCAAACAAGCCATAATGGAAAGAATCTAA
- a CDS encoding thioredoxin domain-containing protein translates to MDATNIDFSTVSDDLGFRYGKADAPVKLYAYLNVECPFSRKFEQQNTAIIQEFVEAGKVQYIVKPINRPTGHLRKGNVMHSYLTYDDPENAFKQLTEMFATRQEWTELDEAGVAAYAENQLGYTKQDHDDTQEAIKAEAVEVGAKTVPTAYVFGQAFDEHEDNETIREWFNAAYQTATATEVYDFGADKLDLDQVTDKRAIKYGQDDAPIKVTEYINFRCQGSKNFEDAVSEKLEGLADEGKIQRIIKHVDIDKAGLAKGEVINRFVDYKDQEKAYKQFKEIFARHGEWKTTDFGGIVDYAIETLSYQYQGNRLQNDVVKAEFEALGGTATPTIVVNNDKAFVGPNAAAELIAYLDEQIAQ, encoded by the coding sequence ATGGATGCAACAAATATTGATTTCTCAACAGTTTCAGATGACCTAGGATTTCGTTACGGGAAAGCAGACGCACCGGTAAAACTATATGCCTACTTAAACGTAGAATGTCCTTTTTCAAGGAAATTCGAACAACAAAATACGGCGATTATTCAAGAATTCGTTGAAGCGGGCAAAGTACAATATATTGTGAAGCCCATAAACCGCCCAACTGGTCATTTGCGTAAAGGGAATGTGATGCATAGTTACCTGACTTACGATGACCCGGAAAATGCCTTCAAGCAGCTAACAGAGATGTTTGCGACTCGTCAAGAATGGACGGAATTAGATGAAGCGGGCGTAGCAGCATATGCTGAAAACCAATTAGGTTATACTAAACAAGACCACGATGATACCCAAGAAGCGATTAAAGCTGAAGCGGTTGAAGTAGGCGCTAAAACAGTGCCAACTGCCTATGTATTTGGCCAAGCCTTTGACGAGCACGAAGACAACGAGACTATCCGCGAATGGTTTAACGCTGCTTACCAAACAGCTACTGCAACAGAAGTATATGATTTCGGGGCCGACAAATTAGATTTAGACCAGGTTACGGATAAACGAGCTATTAAATACGGCCAAGATGATGCGCCGATTAAGGTGACAGAATACATCAACTTCCGTTGCCAAGGGTCTAAAAACTTTGAAGACGCCGTGTCTGAAAAATTAGAGGGCCTAGCGGATGAAGGGAAGATTCAACGGATTATCAAACACGTTGATATCGATAAGGCTGGCTTAGCTAAAGGGGAAGTTATTAACCGCTTTGTAGACTACAAGGACCAAGAAAAAGCCTACAAACAATTCAAAGAAATCTTCGCTCGTCATGGTGAATGGAAAACGACTGACTTTGGTGGCATCGTAGACTATGCTATTGAAACGCTATCTTACCAATACCAAGGCAACCGCCTGCAAAACGATGTCGTTAAAGCTGAATTTGAAGCCCTTGGCGGTACAGCAACCCCAACAATCGTCGTAAATAATGACAAAGCTTTTGTGGGGCCAAATGCAGCAGCTGAATTAATTGCTTACTTAGACGAACAAATTGCCCAGTAA
- a CDS encoding DUF1129 domain-containing protein, with amino-acid sequence MVLGNEKKSRAEIQAEREAAEKATHQRIKDEREGLYAGLTKRNQEFMIKFMNEINALGYDGDIDLKENQMLHTLIEEQDKGVTAKQLYGTPTTYAQELHQNPNDGNAAVQAGDSPFWHYWVEGGLLIGGVFAGISGMTLLIGSENASSGPAGLFTLILNFIIGGLAMAVLTTNQPDMSKPKKERGTMRYILISVAVLLAWILLISLTEFLPAGINPELPLFAYLALAVLGLAARWWFKREFKVQNTLF; translated from the coding sequence ATGGTATTAGGAAATGAGAAAAAATCGAGAGCTGAAATTCAAGCTGAACGTGAAGCGGCTGAAAAAGCAACCCACCAACGCATCAAAGATGAACGCGAAGGCCTATACGCAGGTTTAACCAAACGTAACCAAGAATTTATGATCAAATTTATGAATGAAATCAATGCTTTAGGTTACGATGGCGATATCGACTTAAAAGAAAATCAAATGTTGCATACTCTTATTGAAGAGCAAGACAAAGGGGTTACTGCCAAACAATTATACGGCACACCAACAACTTACGCCCAAGAACTACACCAAAACCCTAACGATGGTAATGCGGCAGTTCAAGCAGGCGACAGCCCGTTCTGGCATTACTGGGTTGAAGGTGGCTTATTAATTGGTGGTGTATTCGCGGGTATTTCTGGAATGACCTTATTAATTGGTTCTGAAAATGCGAGCTCAGGCCCGGCTGGTTTATTCACGCTAATCTTGAACTTTATTATTGGGGGATTAGCTATGGCTGTGTTGACGACTAACCAACCTGATATGTCTAAACCGAAGAAAGAACGTGGCACTATGCGGTATATCTTAATTTCAGTAGCTGTTTTATTAGCTTGGATCCTACTCATTTCTCTAACTGAATTCTTGCCAGCGGGTATTAACCCAGAATTACCATTATTCGCTTACCTAGCTCTAGCAGTCCTAGGTTTAGCTGCCAGATGGTGGTTTAAACGCGAATTTAAAGTACAAAATACCTTGTTCTAA
- the ychF gene encoding redox-regulated ATPase YchF: protein MALTAGIVGLPNVGKSTLFNAITKSQVEAANYPFATIDPNVGVVEVPDSRLQTLTEFYVPKKTVPTTFEFTDIAGIVKGASKGEGLGNKFLANIREVDAIVHVVRCFEDGNITHVSGKVDPADDIETINLELILSDLETVNKRYEKAIKMAKSKDHDAIVEANALAKVKEVLEAGKSARTVTFTEEEQPFIDRMFLLTTKPILYVANVSEDDAATGNDYVEIVRGIANEEDAEVVIVSAQIEEELASLDDEDREMFMEDLGMEVSGLDRLIQRAYTLLGLETYFTAGEQEVRAWTFKKGMKAPQAAGVIHSDFEKGFIRAETLSYEDLLTYGSEKAAKEAGRYRSEGKDYVVKDGDILLFRFNV, encoded by the coding sequence ATGGCCTTAACTGCCGGAATCGTAGGATTACCAAACGTTGGAAAATCTACCTTATTTAATGCAATCACAAAATCTCAAGTAGAAGCCGCAAACTATCCCTTTGCAACAATCGACCCGAATGTGGGAGTTGTAGAGGTACCAGATAGCCGTCTACAAACACTTACTGAATTCTACGTACCAAAGAAAACTGTCCCAACAACTTTTGAATTTACGGATATTGCCGGAATTGTTAAAGGGGCAAGTAAGGGTGAAGGTTTAGGAAACAAATTCTTAGCCAACATTCGTGAAGTAGATGCGATTGTCCACGTGGTTCGTTGCTTTGAAGATGGGAATATCACCCACGTTTCTGGAAAAGTAGATCCAGCTGACGATATTGAAACAATTAACCTAGAGTTAATCTTATCTGACTTAGAAACAGTCAATAAACGTTACGAAAAAGCAATTAAAATGGCTAAATCAAAAGACCATGATGCAATCGTTGAAGCCAACGCTCTTGCTAAGGTAAAAGAAGTGCTTGAAGCTGGTAAATCAGCTCGAACAGTGACTTTTACTGAAGAAGAACAGCCATTTATTGACCGCATGTTCCTTTTGACAACAAAACCAATCTTATACGTAGCGAACGTAAGCGAGGATGATGCAGCAACTGGTAACGACTATGTTGAAATCGTACGCGGTATTGCTAATGAAGAGGATGCTGAAGTGGTAATTGTTTCAGCGCAAATCGAAGAAGAGTTGGCATCATTGGACGATGAAGACCGTGAAATGTTCATGGAAGACTTGGGGATGGAAGTGTCTGGATTAGATCGTTTAATCCAACGCGCTTACACTTTATTAGGTCTTGAAACTTACTTTACTGCTGGTGAACAAGAAGTACGTGCTTGGACCTTCAAGAAGGGCATGAAAGCCCCACAAGCAGCGGGTGTAATTCACTCAGACTTTGAAAAAGGCTTTATCCGTGCAGAAACCTTATCTTATGAAGATTTACTGACTTATGGTAGTGAAAAAGCTGCCAAAGAAGCAGGCCGCTACCGTTCTGAAGGTAAGGACTACGTTGTGAAAGACGGCGATATCTTACTATTTAGATTTAACGTTTAA
- a CDS encoding DUF951 domain-containing protein: MGDKEYGMHDIVQMKKQHPCGENAWKIIRLGADIRIKCQGCGQSVMMPRREFEKKMKKIIQPADNN; the protein is encoded by the coding sequence TTGGGAGACAAAGAATATGGCATGCACGATATCGTGCAAATGAAAAAACAACACCCTTGTGGTGAAAATGCTTGGAAAATCATTCGTTTAGGTGCGGATATCCGCATTAAATGCCAAGGTTGTGGCCAATCTGTCATGATGCCACGACGTGAATTTGAAAAGAAAATGAAAAAAATCATTCAACCAGCAGACAATAACTAG